tataatatatataatacacaTAATATACATACATGATTCTCTAGGACAGTCAATGGCCTTCTATTTCGGTTTTAATGCTCACCCTCGTCCCAGAACTGTATCCAGCGCCGGTAGAAGGCCTCACCCGTGCAGCCGTTCATCGCACCAAGTTCAGTGAATTGCATGCGATCAGAGACCAACTCGCAGGCCTTCGCGCAGAGATAGACTGCATGGTTAGCATGCATTTCAGGGGACTGTGTGGCCTGAAAAAGCTGCAACGCGCCCTCGTTATGGCCGCCAGGTGCGAGCCATGAACAAatctcttttatattctataaacTAACCTTTTCCTCGTCCACTACCACAACCTTGATACTCCCATTGCTTGCGTCAGCAGAGACATATAATGCATCCTGCGCCTTTTCCAGAGGAAAAACATGCGACACAAGCTTCTTCATGTCGAAGATACCGCCGCTCAAACAGGACATTGCTGGCGGCCAGGTGTCCCGGTAGCGGTTGATGAACTGCAGGTCAATATTTAGACTGCGGTTGGGATTACTATATATGAATGGTGGGTACATTGACCCAACTAGGCGGAGATCAGTATGACTTGTCTCCCCATGTATCAGCCGTCATACCGCACTTATGGACGGTTGGGATTCTTCCACCGTTGTTCAACTGATAGGAAAATATACGTACAGGTAATAAGACCCAAAAGCATAACCGCAAGAGCTCTACAAAGCGCATTGCCCAATCAGAGGGCCTTTCGGCTAGAGAGGCTACAGACGCAGGATCCAGCTCGGTTAGACGCGTCTCTAGCTTTAATAGCCTAATACTCGCTTAGCaaacccagcaccagcttGCCTACCAACTACACGCGGACCCCGCGATGTAGCGACTGTCATCAAGTAGGGCATAGAAGAACGAAATGTCCTAATAGGCCTGGTATCTCATTCCGAGGCTATATTTTTATCCGGTTCTACAAGAACGGAAGGTCTGGTCTGTCGCAGTGGTTAATGCTGCCTGTTCAGGATGTGCTTTGGAGACTTCGCTTATTCTAATCGCGGCTCTCCACATCTTCCAAGGTTGGTAGTTGGAACCATGATCCTGTCCCTATTGCCTAGGAGAGTGGCAGAGATTTCTGAACGTGCAGCTCTGGCGATCTcaatatttagtatatatacgCCATGCCCCATAACAAGTCCGGGGATGTCCGACCAGCAATCCATCCGGTCGCAATATCAATTCACGCAGCGGCTGGTTGCCATCGGTCTTCAATCTGAACCAAAGCTGCCGTAAGTCTAGGACTCACCCTCTAAAATGCGGACCTGGTTTGGTCGTGGACGAAAGCTTCAACTGGCAGTTACATCGTGCTGTCTGTGTGCGTTTGTCCTATATGGTTACGATCAGGGTGTGTTTGGTGGCATTCTCGAGAATAAGGACTGGCTACAACAGTTTGACCACCCCGACGACACCCTGACCggcatcatcacctccagcTACAACCTTGGCTGTCTGCTTGGTTGCTTTGTTagcttcttcgtcggcgaAAAGCTTGGCCGCCGTCGCACAATATGGTTCGCCATGGCTTGGATTCTCGTCGGCGCTGCCCTCCAAGCCACGGCGTTCACCCGTCCCCATCTCATCGTCGGACGAGTTGTTACCGGTCTAGGGACGGGCCTTAAAACATCCACCGTTCCAATGTGAGTTGTGTGCTTCGTTTTCTTAGTTGCTGACCAGGATTGCTTATAAGCTTCAGGTATCAGTCCGAGCTTTgcgaaggaaagaaaagaggccGTCTTGTATCGACCGAGGTTATGTTCGTCGGTATCGGAATCGCCTTCGCATACTGGTGGGACTTTGCTTTCAGCTACGTCGGCGGTCCATTCGCCTGGCGATGGCCCATCGCATTCCAGGTGGTTTTTGCATTCTGGGTGATCGTGGCCGTGTTTGGCCTCCCGGAGTCTCCGCGCTGGCTCTACAAGCATGGGGACAGGGAAGAGGCCATCAACGTCCTATCTGCCATCAACGACAAGCCTGTCGACCACCCGGATATCATCCAGGAAATGGATTCCATTGGAGCGGCTCTTTCCACGGAAGCGGATGCCGAGGGCAGCGTTTCTTGGACTTCGACATTCAAGAAGGACAAAGTTAGCACGGGCTACCGGGTTTTCCTGGCCTGGTTCGTTCAGTTCATGGATCAAGCGGGTGGCATCAATTTGGTCGTCTACTACATCCTCAGTAAGTCAAGCCCGAACCACTGGCAGGAGGGCTGGTCTAACCCCGTAAAGCCGTGCTCCAGAGAAACGTGGGCCTCGAGCACAAGACTGCTCAGATTGTTGCGGGTTGCATCCAGCTCATGTTCCCCCTGGGCTCGTTTATTCCGTCCGTCGCTCTGGATCGGATGGGCCGCCGCAGCACAATGATCTGGGGCTCCGCAGGTATGTCCGTGTCCATGCTCATGGTCTCAGCCCTCCTATCTCAGTCAGATGGCACCGATCGAGGAACGAAATTTGCCTCCGGGTCtgtcgccttcttcttcacctaCATGTTTATCTTTGGAGCCAGCATGAACTGCGTCCCGTGGGTCTATGTCCCAGAAATCCTCCCACTCCATGCTAGGACCAGGGGAACAGCACTCGGCGTGAGCTCCAACTGGCTCTGGAACTTTGTTGTGGTATgtttccttcctttttctttttccttttctttttacccGCCCCAAGTTCGCTTATTCCTTGTGTTCCCATGCGCTAATGATCTGCGATGAAGGTCATGATAACACCCATCATTATCAACCGCCTCAAATGGAAGGCATACTTGATATTCATGGCGCTAAACTTGGCGTTTGTCCCCATTATCTACTTTTTCTACCCTGAAACCTCAAACCTGGCTCTGGAAGAGGTAGATTGCATATTTTCCCGAGGTGGAAACCCGGTGTCTGTGGCTCGGGAGATGCAAAAGGAACTTGCTATTAACGGGCACTTGGATCCGGAACGAACCATAGGGCAAAACACAGCACCTGGT
The nucleotide sequence above comes from Aspergillus puulaauensis MK2 DNA, chromosome 3, nearly complete sequence. Encoded proteins:
- a CDS encoding uncharacterized protein (COG:G;~EggNog:ENOG410PG0X;~InterPro:IPR005829,IPR005828,IPR003663,IPR036259, IPR020846;~PFAM:PF00083,PF07690;~TransMembrane:11 (n13-25c34/35o53-75i84-103o109-129i141-160o172-194i265-288o300-320i332-351o371-390i402-425o431-451i);~go_component: GO:0016020 - membrane [Evidence IEA];~go_component: GO:0016021 - integral component of membrane [Evidence IEA];~go_function: GO:0022857 - transmembrane transporter activity [Evidence IEA];~go_process: GO:0055085 - transmembrane transport [Evidence IEA]), yielding MRTWFGRGRKLQLAVTSCCLCAFVLYGYDQGVFGGILENKDWLQQFDHPDDTLTGIITSSYNLGCLLGCFVSFFVGEKLGRRRTIWFAMAWILVGAALQATAFTRPHLIVGRVVTGLGTGLKTSTVPMYQSELCEGKKRGRLVSTEVMFVGIGIAFAYWWDFAFSYVGGPFAWRWPIAFQVVFAFWVIVAVFGLPESPRWLYKHGDREEAINVLSAINDKPVDHPDIIQEMDSIGAALSTEADAEGSVSWTSTFKKDKVSTGYRVFLAWFVQFMDQAGGINLVVYYILTVLQRNVGLEHKTAQIVAGCIQLMFPLGSFIPSVALDRMGRRSTMIWGSAGMSVSMLMVSALLSQSDGTDRGTKFASGSVAFFFTYMFIFGASMNCVPWVYVPEILPLHARTRGTALGVSSNWLWNFVVVMITPIIINRLKWKAYLIFMALNLAFVPIIYFFYPETSNLALEEVDCIFSRGGNPVSVAREMQKELAINGHLDPERTIGQNTAPGSIVDRKEELVEHVNM